The Pempheris klunzingeri isolate RE-2024b chromosome 1, fPemKlu1.hap1, whole genome shotgun sequence genome includes a region encoding these proteins:
- the nod2 gene encoding LOW QUALITY PROTEIN: nucleotide-binding oligomerization domain-containing protein 2 (The sequence of the model RefSeq protein was modified relative to this genomic sequence to represent the inferred CDS: inserted 1 base in 1 codon) has product MNADMKKACXVQELVLKQRTEILHALCSSGSAEHLEQVLDVLLARGQLIWEDYQNVQVPGRALYTNARQLLDLVYTKGVDTCGSFLAALKQVLPEAQRVGLSFSGCCQNLEEEQEDLSTSAQTLLAQRPSLVSKLQGCIDGALKALVSSGHFTSAELHEVKLPLHTPSQQARRLLDHVRSKGDSAAKVVLQYIQQEQESASLQDQERVTPPKEVFRYQKKLCSSVSAQSCFLRTYGGTSHMPLDDIYTEGQLELSHDCADARGPLGLEDIVGAAGTVNVEADTVLVSGEAGSGKSTLLQRLHLLWARGAALQDFLLLFPFSCRRLNSEHRELSVQELLFQHCCWPDREQEEIFQFILDHPHLILFTFDGLDELKLSFSDEHRLCCPTQRAPVHILLFNLIQGCLMKGVQKVLTSRPEAVGPALKQHLRKEVLLKGFSPSGIDYFVRKHHSDPAVAAKVLESLQTNTALLGLCHSPVLCWIVSQCHKELLGCGEGSPQTITDVYLMILQHFFQRQSSLKSTVGAGWLQEHLTTVLHLGQLAFEGIQTTCYIFSGPDLETCGVTERDICMGFLIRSKDMSSTCGKRYEFLHLTMQCFFAALYITLSNSTDHSTIPKLFELKDVRERGVSSTCFGSCLSSTCRQEQLLEGETTAAETPNLQITATFVSGLLSQRHESLRLHCCPSVVMDKRVRQVVRCLSKGMQKHFRSIPQPVEGEKSMHAMPSFVWLIKCIYELQESRIAKDAMSKLEVDHLKLTYCNIGPVECTALAYVLQHLKNPVGLQLDNNSVGDVGVEQLLPCLHICNSLYLRNNNITDEGIRKLIAKGIQCEHFRKISLFNNKLTDACTQHFSHLLKTKQDFLALRLGNNNITAEGAKQLAEGLKLNHSLKHLGLWGNKIGDAGAEALARALEGSTSLLWLSLVGNGVGSAGACALANFIKNSTSLEDIWLTENCITRAGVECLIQALEHNSHIKSVWLRNNDLSVEDVEKMAQREARLVF; this is encoded by the exons ATGAATGCTGACATGAAGAAAGCAT TGGTCCAGGAGCTTGTGCTGAAACAACGGACAGAGATACTGCACGCGCTGTGCAGCAGCGGCTCAGCTGAACACCTGGAACAGGTTCTGGACGTACTGCTGGCCCGGGGGCAGCTCATATGGGAGGACTACCAGAACGTACAGGTACCGGGCAGGGCGCTGTACACCAACGCCAGGCAGCTGCTCGACCTGGTTTATACAAAGGGTGTGGATACCTGCGGGTCCTTCCTCGCTGCCCTCAAACAGGTCCTCCCTGAAGCGCAGAGAGTCGGCCTCTCGTTCTCAGGATGCTGCCAGAATctagaagaagaacaagaagaccTGAGCACGTCTGCTCAGACTCTTCTGGCCCAAAGACCGAGTCTGGTCAGCAAGCTACAAGGCTGCATTGATGGTGCTCTGAAAGCTCTCGTCTCATCGGGACACTTCACCTCAGCAGAGTTACATGAAGTGAAGCTACCTCTACACACCCCCTCTCAGCAG GCGAGGCGTTTGCTTGACCACGTCAGATCAAAAGGTGACTCAGCGGCGAAGGTTGTGCTGCAGTACATTCAGCAAGAACAGGAATCTGCATCCCTGCAGGACCAGGAGAGAGTGACTCCTCCCAAAG AGGTCTTTAGGTATCAGaagaagctgtgcagctctgtgtctgCCCAGTCCTGCTTCCTCAGGACGTATGGAGGAACCAGTCACATGCCTCTGGATGACATCTACACTGAGGGCCAGCTCGAACTGTCTCATGACTGTGCTGACGCCCGTGGACCTTTGGGCCTGGAGGACATAGTTGGCGCAGCGGGTACGGTGAACGTGGAGGCCGACACGGTGTTGGTGTCTGGGGAGGCAGGCAGCGGGAAGAGCACCTTACTCCAGAGGCTGCACTTGCTTTGGGCTCGGGGGGCGGCCCTCCAGgactttctcctcctgtttccattCAGCTGTCGCAGGTTGAACTCAGAGCACAGGGAACTGTCTGTCCAGGAACTGCTGTTTCAGCACTGCTGCTGGCCAGATAGGGAGCAGGAAGAGATCTTTCAGTTCATCCTGGACCACCCTCATCTCATCCTCTTCACTTTCGATGGCCTTGATGAGCTCAAGCTGAGCTTTTCAGATGAGCACAGACTCTGCTGCCCCACGCAGCGCGCACCTGTTCACATACTGCTGTTCAACCTAATCCAGGGTTGCCTGATGAAGGGAGTGCAGAAGGTGCTAACTAGTCGCCCAGAGGCCGTGGGCCCTGCGCTGAAGCAACACCTTCGCAAAGAGGTCCTCCTCAAAGGCTTCTCCCCAAGTGGGATTGACTATTTTGTTCGGAAGCATCACAGTGACCCCGCTGTGGCTGCCAAGGTTTTGGAGTccctgcagacaaacactgcTTTACTCGGACTGTGCCACAGTCCAGTCCTCTGCTGGATTGTCTCACAGTGCCACAAGGAGCTGCTGGGCTGTGGAGAGGGCAGCCCACAGACAATCACAGATGTTTACCTAATGATACTGCAGCACTTCTTCCAGCGCCAGAGCTCCCTGAAGAGCACCGTGGGGGCTGGTTGGCTTCAGGAGCACCTAACAACAGTCTTGCATCTGGGGCAGCTTGCTTTTGAGGGGATACAAACCACCTGTTACATTTTCTCTGGTCCAGACCTGGAGACATGTGGTGTCACTGAAAGGGACATCTGCATGGGCTTCCTCATCCGAAGCAAAGACATGTCCTCCACCTGCGGCAAACGCTATGAATTCCTTCATCTGACTATGCAGTGTTTCTTCGCTGCTCTGTACATTACTCTGTCAAACAGCACAGACCACTCAACCATCCCTAAGCTCTTTGAGCTGAAGGACGTGAGGGAGAGAGGTGTGAGCAGCACATGCTTCGGGTCCTGCTTGTCTTCCACTTGCCGCCAAGAGCAGCTTTTAGAGGGAGAAACAACAGCGGCTGAAACACCAAATCTGCAAATCACAGCCACCTTCGTGTCTGGGCTGCTGTCCCAGCGCCATGAAAGCCTGCGGCTCCACTGCTGCCCCAGTGTCGTGATGGACAAGCGGGTCAGACAGGTGGTGAGGTGCCTGTCCAAAGGCATGCAGAAACACTTCAGGTCCATCCCTCAGCCCGTAGAGGGGGAGAAGAGCATGCACGCAATGCCAAGCTTCGTCTGGCTCATCAAATGCATCTACGAGCTGCAGGAGAGCAGGATCGCCAAAGATGCCATGAGCAAGCTGGAGGTGGACCACCTGAAACTGACCTACTGTAACATCGGCCCTGTGGAGTGCACTGCGCTGGCTTATGTGCTCCAGCATCTGAAGAATCCCGTCGGCCTCCAGCTGGACAACAACTCTGTAGGCGACGTCGGAGTGGAGCAGCTTCTTCCCTGCCTGCACATTTGTAATTCCCTGTA CCTCAGGAATAATAACATCACAGACGAGGGGATCCGCAAACTGATTGCTAAAGGGATCCAGTGTGAGCACTTCCGGAAAATTTC GCTCTTCAACAACAAGCTAACTGATGCCTGCACACAGCACTTTTCTCATCTTCTGAAGACCAAGCAGGATTTCCTCGCTCTGAG GCTCGGCAACAATAATATAACAGCAGAAGGAGCAAAGCAGCTGGCAGAGGGGCTGAAATTAAATCACTCACTGAAGCATTTGGG GCTTTGGGGCAATAAGATCGGAGATGCAGGGGCAGAGGCCCTGGCCAGAGCCTTAGAGGGCAGCACGTCTCTGCTGTGGCTGAG CCTGGTGGGCAATGGTGTGGGGAGTGCAGGAGCGTGTGCCCTCGCCAACTTTATCAAGAACAGTACGTCACTGGAAGACATTTG GTTGACAGAGAACTGCATAACCAGAGCAGGGGTGGAATGTCTGATTCAAGCCCTGGAGCATAACTCTCATATCAAATCAGTGTG GTTGAGAAACAATGACCTCAGTGTGGAGGACGTCGAGAAGATGGCACAACGTGAAGCAAGACTTGTCTTCTGA